From a single Bremerella cremea genomic region:
- a CDS encoding Gfo/Idh/MocA family protein produces MNVPQNTSRRSFLKTAGTAAAIASAAQYLPGQALAAEGKTSPNDKINLGVIGFGNRCKYVMGGTLPHEDVRCIAIADVWDKHREAGKAIVDKHYGNHDCETMRDFRELLARDDIDAVLIATGDRWHAAASILAAKAGKDVYSEKPCGITIEDCQNLADTITQEKRVFQAGTQRRSVPNFKKAVELAHSGKLGELQTMHASVYRPVLDNSWLPAQTQPAQEEIDWNLWLGPAAWRPFNLAYVQGKWRGQWDFDSGARLLDWGAHTVDLCQWANQADGTMPVEFQPTENGIYCRYENGVKLVIDFLEDPFGNRDPHYITRLGTCPVRFIGTEGWVETGDNGEIVCSSPALQKEITEDTSRVRGLDVASHSRNFLDCIRSRELTAANQNVMRKSHIACHAAALAWIFQRKLTIDPQTETFVNDPDANGLISRADRVWNV; encoded by the coding sequence ATGAATGTTCCGCAGAACACGTCGCGCCGTAGCTTCTTGAAAACGGCCGGCACCGCAGCCGCAATTGCTTCCGCTGCTCAATACCTTCCCGGCCAAGCACTGGCCGCCGAGGGGAAGACTTCCCCTAACGACAAAATTAATCTCGGTGTCATCGGATTCGGCAACCGCTGTAAGTACGTCATGGGAGGCACACTGCCTCACGAGGATGTTCGCTGTATTGCCATTGCCGACGTCTGGGACAAGCACCGTGAAGCCGGCAAAGCCATCGTCGACAAGCACTACGGCAACCACGATTGCGAAACCATGCGTGACTTTCGCGAGTTGCTCGCCCGAGACGACATCGATGCCGTGCTCATCGCGACCGGCGATCGCTGGCACGCGGCGGCTTCGATTCTTGCTGCGAAAGCGGGCAAAGATGTCTATAGCGAGAAACCTTGTGGCATCACGATTGAAGATTGCCAAAACCTGGCCGATACCATCACCCAAGAGAAACGTGTATTCCAGGCCGGCACGCAGCGTCGCAGTGTGCCGAATTTCAAAAAGGCGGTCGAACTAGCCCACTCTGGCAAGCTCGGCGAACTGCAAACGATGCATGCTTCGGTCTATCGCCCGGTGCTCGACAATAGTTGGCTACCAGCCCAGACGCAGCCAGCTCAAGAGGAAATCGATTGGAATCTCTGGCTCGGCCCCGCTGCTTGGCGACCATTCAACTTGGCTTACGTCCAAGGCAAATGGCGTGGCCAATGGGATTTCGATTCAGGGGCACGCCTGCTGGATTGGGGCGCTCATACGGTCGATCTCTGCCAATGGGCCAACCAAGCTGATGGGACCATGCCGGTCGAGTTCCAACCCACTGAAAACGGCATCTACTGCCGGTACGAAAACGGCGTGAAACTAGTCATCGATTTCCTGGAAGATCCGTTTGGCAATCGCGATCCACATTACATCACACGCTTGGGGACTTGCCCGGTTCGGTTCATCGGAACTGAAGGGTGGGTCGAAACCGGGGACAATGGCGAAATCGTTTGCTCCTCCCCTGCCCTGCAAAAAGAGATTACCGAAGACACCTCGCGTGTGCGCGGGCTCGATGTCGCTTCGCACTCGCGTAACTTCCTCGATTGCATCCGTTCGCGCGAGCTAACGGCAGCCAATCAAAACGTGATGCGTAAGTCACACATCGCTTGTCACGCGGCGGCGTTGGCTTGGATCTTCCAGCGAAAGCTAACCATCGATCCGCAAACCGAGACCTTCGTTAACGATCCCGACGCGAACGGCTTGATCTCGCGCGCCGATCGCGTCTGGAATGTCTAA
- a CDS encoding bifunctional riboflavin kinase/FAD synthetase, producing the protein MQLFRDLEPLSSEYRHGALTIGNFDGVHLGHAQIVRQVRQRADEVGGPAVVFTFDPHPVRLLRPELAPPPLTWTRRKVELLGELGIDAVIAYPTTHDLLDLSPEAFFEQIIVQKIAAKAMIEGPNFNFGKNRAGDTTTLASLCQQHDIQLDILTPFTREGESEFVSSSRLRKLIAAGEVQTARDMLTQPYRIRGMVTHGAGRGASLGIPTANLEAIDTLVPDIGVYAGMAYRNGQTYAAAINIGPNPTFGEKARKIEVHLIGFQGTLYGEPLEVSFLSRLRDVTAFSGIDALKQQLALDIETTQQIFQDYQANSTP; encoded by the coding sequence GTGCAGCTTTTTCGGGATTTGGAGCCCTTATCCTCTGAATATCGCCACGGTGCGTTGACGATTGGCAACTTCGACGGCGTGCACCTTGGTCACGCGCAGATCGTGCGCCAGGTTCGTCAGCGAGCCGACGAAGTCGGTGGCCCGGCGGTCGTCTTTACCTTCGATCCACATCCAGTGCGTTTGCTCCGCCCCGAGTTGGCCCCCCCTCCGCTGACTTGGACTCGTCGCAAAGTCGAGCTTTTAGGGGAACTGGGAATCGACGCGGTTATCGCCTATCCCACCACGCACGACCTTTTGGATCTTTCGCCGGAAGCGTTCTTTGAACAAATCATCGTACAAAAAATCGCCGCGAAAGCGATGATTGAAGGCCCGAACTTTAATTTCGGAAAAAACCGGGCCGGCGACACCACCACCCTGGCTAGTTTGTGCCAGCAACACGACATTCAGCTCGATATCCTCACGCCGTTCACCCGCGAGGGAGAATCCGAGTTCGTTTCCAGCAGTCGTCTTCGCAAGCTAATTGCCGCTGGCGAAGTTCAAACAGCGCGCGATATGCTCACTCAACCGTATCGCATCCGTGGCATGGTCACCCATGGCGCTGGCCGCGGTGCCTCGCTGGGCATTCCCACCGCCAATCTAGAAGCAATTGATACTCTGGTTCCTGACATTGGTGTCTACGCCGGCATGGCTTATCGCAACGGTCAAACGTACGCCGCTGCAATCAACATCGGGCCGAATCCCACCTTCGGCGAGAAAGCACGCAAGATCGAAGTCCATTTGATCGGCTTTCAAGGAACGCTCTACGGCGAACCGCTTGAGGTCTCGTTCCTCTCTCGCCTGCGCGATGTTACGGCCTTTTCCGGTATCGACGCTTTGAAGCAACAATTGGCACTCGATATCGAAACCACCCAACAAATCTTTCAAGACTATCAAGCAAACTCCACCCCCTAG
- a CDS encoding DHH family phosphoesterase, with protein MNIDWTAFRQAIESPKRFVLTSHVRPDCDALGSELGMAALLRQLGKEVAIVNASETPPHLAFIDPKNEIKQLGQDISAEEVVAHYDGFLVVDTSAWVQLGEMASVMKQFHGAKLVLDHHVSQDDLGGEMFKDPKCEATGRLVYEAAKAWDLKITPETAFVLFTAIATDTGWFRFPSVSGGTYHAIGDLIEAGAVPSEVYAKLFEKERIQRVNLRGRILASAKIIHNGKLAYSMATKQDFIDTGASAADTEDAINMTMAVAGVEAAILFVELPNNEGVKASFRSRSQLDVANLAQQFGGGGHVAAAGALLTQPLDEVVPLLLDATEKAMG; from the coding sequence ATGAACATTGACTGGACAGCTTTTCGCCAAGCGATTGAAAGCCCCAAACGTTTCGTTCTTACCAGCCATGTTCGCCCCGATTGCGATGCCCTCGGCAGCGAATTAGGCATGGCCGCCCTCTTACGGCAGCTCGGTAAAGAAGTGGCGATCGTCAACGCCTCGGAAACCCCTCCCCACTTGGCGTTTATCGATCCAAAGAACGAGATCAAACAGCTGGGCCAAGATATCTCGGCGGAAGAAGTTGTGGCCCATTACGATGGTTTTTTGGTGGTCGATACCAGTGCTTGGGTTCAGCTGGGCGAGATGGCATCGGTCATGAAGCAGTTCCACGGCGCCAAGCTCGTTCTCGATCATCACGTCAGCCAGGACGACCTGGGGGGCGAGATGTTTAAAGACCCGAAGTGCGAAGCAACCGGCCGCTTGGTGTACGAAGCGGCTAAAGCTTGGGATTTGAAAATTACCCCAGAGACAGCCTTCGTGTTATTTACCGCAATTGCCACCGACACCGGCTGGTTCCGCTTCCCTTCGGTTAGCGGCGGCACCTACCACGCAATTGGGGATTTGATTGAAGCAGGGGCGGTCCCCAGTGAAGTTTATGCGAAGTTGTTTGAAAAAGAACGGATCCAACGCGTCAATTTAAGGGGGCGGATACTGGCAAGTGCCAAAATTATTCACAACGGTAAGCTGGCCTACAGCATGGCAACCAAGCAAGACTTTATAGATACAGGGGCATCCGCAGCCGATACCGAAGATGCCATCAACATGACCATGGCAGTCGCCGGAGTGGAAGCAGCGATCTTGTTTGTCGAGCTTCCCAATAACGAAGGGGTTAAAGCCAGTTTCCGCAGCCGCAGCCAACTGGATGTCGCCAACCTGGCACAACAGTTTGGGGGAGGTGGTCACGTCGCTGCGGCGGGTGCGCTGCTAACTCAACCGCTGGACGAAGTCGTCCCGCTGTTGCTTGACGCGACCGAAAAGGCCATGGGATAA
- a CDS encoding c-type cytochrome domain-containing protein — MHLRLLIALLLSPCLLNLAGAQEIVDFQLDVQPILKARCLSCHGPDEAKNDFRVDDADSMADYIEAGDVESSSLWADYLITDDEEMKMPPVTPENPTGMTAAELATVKLWIEEGANFDWQAETPVDNIPVEAPPEMSTAYKLWLFQGLFHPASTHFPIALLSISMAFLLVSFFAGKSFETAAYYCLCCGALAAVGACVMGWAYATDEGYVGLSFDLANSNIARHRWLGILVAIGALVLIPFARTTVKSEEGKMKSIWLIGALVIGLGVSIVGYQGGELTYGEDHYAKEFNRLFDLDEKPTEEKADADPATAEEEAPAEDSE, encoded by the coding sequence ATGCACCTTCGCCTATTAATTGCCTTATTGCTTAGTCCCTGTCTGTTGAACCTGGCAGGTGCCCAAGAGATCGTTGATTTCCAACTCGACGTGCAGCCGATCCTAAAAGCACGCTGTCTAAGTTGCCACGGTCCCGACGAAGCCAAAAACGACTTTCGCGTTGACGACGCCGATTCGATGGCCGATTACATCGAAGCCGGCGATGTGGAATCAAGCTCGCTGTGGGCCGACTATCTGATTACCGATGACGAAGAGATGAAGATGCCTCCGGTCACTCCAGAAAATCCCACCGGCATGACGGCCGCCGAACTGGCAACCGTGAAGCTATGGATCGAAGAGGGAGCCAACTTCGACTGGCAGGCAGAAACGCCGGTCGACAATATCCCTGTGGAAGCCCCACCGGAAATGAGCACCGCTTATAAACTGTGGCTCTTCCAAGGCTTGTTCCACCCCGCCTCGACGCACTTCCCGATCGCCCTTTTGTCGATCTCGATGGCTTTCCTACTGGTTTCGTTTTTTGCCGGTAAATCGTTTGAAACGGCCGCTTACTACTGCCTCTGCTGCGGTGCCTTGGCTGCCGTAGGCGCGTGCGTGATGGGCTGGGCTTATGCCACCGACGAAGGCTATGTCGGTTTGTCATTCGATTTGGCCAACAGCAATATCGCCCGTCACCGTTGGCTTGGCATTTTGGTCGCTATCGGAGCGTTGGTTTTGATTCCATTTGCTCGCACGACCGTTAAGTCGGAAGAAGGCAAAATGAAGTCAATCTGGTTAATCGGGGCCCTCGTGATTGGCTTGGGCGTTTCTATTGTCGGCTATCAAGGTGGAGAATTGACCTACGGCGAAGATCACTACGCCAAGGAATTCAATCGCCTGTTCGATCTCGACGAAAAACCAACCGAAGAAAAAGCGGACGCCGATCCCGCCACGGCCGAGGAAGAAGCCCCAGCCGAAGACTCGGAATAG
- a CDS encoding zinc ribbon domain-containing protein, translating to MATTTCRDCGNEVSFSARSCPQCGAPEPAKPNWDGYGYEYKSKTTLFGLPLIHISFKYRRNRTPVVANGVIAIGQFGFGVITIAQFGMGLVTLGQFTFAAATIAQITLAAYAVCQVGAVYEGIGQKLFFLDKIL from the coding sequence ATGGCGACGACAACTTGTCGAGATTGTGGCAACGAAGTTAGTTTTTCCGCGAGAAGTTGCCCTCAGTGCGGCGCTCCCGAGCCAGCTAAGCCCAATTGGGATGGTTACGGCTACGAGTATAAGTCGAAGACGACTTTGTTTGGTTTGCCTCTGATTCACATTTCGTTTAAGTATCGCCGCAATCGTACGCCCGTGGTGGCCAACGGTGTTATTGCGATTGGGCAGTTTGGCTTTGGCGTGATTACGATTGCCCAGTTCGGCATGGGGCTAGTGACGCTTGGCCAGTTTACTTTCGCCGCAGCCACCATCGCCCAGATTACGCTGGCCGCTTATGCGGTCTGCCAGGTCGGAGCGGTTTATGAAGGGATCGGGCAGAAGCTGTTTTTTCTCGATAAGATTCTTTGA
- a CDS encoding multiheme c-type cytochrome, giving the protein MVSGNSTVGLVTACFILGSVLGCSETKPASVSRAEDTQVESSSHTTANQQPGQLPALQDDAARLAKPAAGEAASTDVRQVAHEEPSNGTSTVAIERELFQGWPKPDVALFLTGEQHGYIEPCGCTGLANQKGGLMRRQTFLNQLRDDRGWDVVALDVGNQVRRFGRQAEIKFQTTAEGLRKMKYDAIGFGPDDLRLSIDEVFAAVASEDPDNIKFLSSNAVLLDYTPRYRVIETGGKKIGVTGVLCEKELQRISNSDVGLSDPVEGLKESWQALKAENCDLYVLLCEGTLSESREIARQFPGFQLVVTAGGAGEPELKPEVIEGTQTRLIQVGTKGMYVGVVGLFNDPRNPIRYERVALDDRFKDSDEMFKLLASYQQQLETLGLSGLGIRPQPHPSGHKFVGSQSCAECHEDAYEVWKGSKHSHATETLVHPPERFQVSRHFDPECLACHVTGWNPATYLPYESGYLGLKETPKMHNVSCENCHGPGSAHVASQNGDGNFTAEQTALFTEQMKLPLDKARDTCLKCHDLDNSPDFHVPGAFDKYWDQIAH; this is encoded by the coding sequence ATGGTTTCTGGAAATTCGACCGTCGGTCTCGTCACTGCATGTTTCATCTTGGGGAGCGTGCTGGGCTGCTCGGAAACCAAACCGGCTTCGGTTAGTCGAGCCGAGGATACGCAAGTCGAGTCCTCTTCGCATACCACAGCGAACCAGCAGCCAGGTCAATTGCCTGCCCTGCAAGACGACGCGGCTCGGTTAGCCAAGCCAGCCGCAGGGGAAGCCGCGTCCACAGACGTTCGCCAGGTCGCGCACGAAGAACCTAGCAACGGCACCAGTACCGTGGCCATCGAGCGTGAATTGTTTCAAGGGTGGCCCAAGCCTGACGTGGCGTTGTTTCTCACCGGCGAGCAGCATGGCTACATCGAGCCTTGCGGTTGTACCGGCTTGGCCAATCAAAAAGGGGGCCTGATGCGTCGGCAAACGTTCCTCAATCAGTTGCGAGACGATCGTGGCTGGGACGTTGTGGCCTTAGATGTCGGTAATCAGGTGCGCCGCTTCGGTCGCCAGGCGGAAATCAAATTTCAGACAACCGCCGAAGGCCTGCGCAAGATGAAGTACGACGCGATCGGCTTTGGGCCGGATGACCTGCGACTTTCGATTGACGAAGTTTTCGCCGCCGTCGCTTCCGAAGACCCCGACAATATCAAGTTTCTTTCCAGCAATGCCGTCTTGCTCGACTACACGCCACGTTATCGCGTGATCGAAACAGGGGGCAAGAAGATTGGTGTGACTGGGGTTCTGTGCGAGAAAGAACTACAACGTATCTCAAACAGCGACGTGGGCCTTTCGGACCCGGTCGAAGGTTTGAAGGAAAGCTGGCAAGCGCTGAAGGCCGAGAACTGTGATTTGTACGTTTTGTTGTGTGAAGGAACATTGAGCGAAAGCCGCGAAATCGCTCGGCAGTTTCCTGGTTTCCAACTTGTGGTCACCGCTGGCGGAGCTGGCGAACCAGAACTGAAGCCGGAAGTGATTGAAGGCACACAAACGCGTTTGATTCAAGTGGGTACCAAGGGAATGTACGTGGGGGTCGTGGGCCTGTTTAACGATCCACGTAATCCAATCCGTTACGAACGTGTAGCCCTGGACGATCGTTTCAAAGATTCAGATGAGATGTTCAAGCTGTTGGCTTCGTATCAGCAGCAATTGGAAACGCTTGGTCTGAGCGGGCTTGGCATTCGCCCTCAGCCCCATCCCAGCGGGCACAAGTTTGTTGGTTCCCAATCATGTGCCGAATGCCACGAAGACGCCTACGAGGTGTGGAAGGGCTCGAAGCATAGCCATGCTACCGAAACGCTCGTTCATCCTCCGGAACGCTTCCAGGTTTCGCGGCACTTTGATCCTGAGTGCTTAGCCTGTCACGTTACCGGCTGGAATCCTGCGACCTATTTGCCGTACGAGTCAGGCTACTTAGGCCTAAAGGAAACGCCCAAGATGCACAACGTCTCGTGCGAAAACTGCCATGGGCCGGGCTCGGCTCACGTGGCCTCTCAAAATGGGGACGGCAACTTTACTGCCGAGCAAACGGCTCTTTTCACCGAGCAAATGAAGCTTCCTTTGGATAAGGCCCGCGATACCTGCCTCAAATGCCACGATCTGGACAACAGCCCTGATTTCCACGTGCCAGGGGCGTTCGACAAGTATTGGGACCAGATCGCTCATTAA
- a CDS encoding DUF1573 domain-containing protein, whose amino-acid sequence MKPIVLLLVCLLVGSAAGYAIAVRDINTPNDFGAITDPSLMWKDVEIKEDSPMAVVEGGSVYAFGRMELNSVGKHTFFVKNEGKQELELTMEGTTCKCTMADLKEGDILRVAPGETTEIKLEWRPKAYQEDFAQTATIATNDPRKPTLELRITGSVVQAVVLEPSEIRLSNMAAGETRKAATKVLSYKDADFKINDLKVTGDGADLFTVTQRPLTTEELESSSGALAGYLVQLEVKPGLPLGTNRNSIVVDTNSEFAPELDISVVSFVVGDISVIAIKKYDRDKGVLYLGKLKQDQGISTKLFLIVKGSHRNEVSIKPKQTIPDYMKVEVGEPESINNGNVRKFPITLDVPEGVPAGNYLGPGREKLGKIVLAVEGHPEIKEVDIFVYFSVE is encoded by the coding sequence ATGAAACCTATTGTCTTGCTTCTGGTTTGTTTGTTGGTTGGTTCTGCCGCTGGTTACGCAATCGCCGTGCGGGACATCAACACTCCCAATGATTTTGGTGCGATCACCGATCCATCTTTGATGTGGAAAGATGTCGAGATCAAAGAAGACTCGCCCATGGCAGTGGTCGAGGGGGGAAGCGTTTATGCGTTTGGCCGAATGGAATTGAATTCGGTCGGCAAACATACGTTTTTCGTGAAGAACGAAGGGAAGCAAGAGTTGGAATTGACCATGGAAGGAACGACTTGCAAATGCACCATGGCTGATTTGAAAGAAGGGGACATTCTGAGGGTTGCTCCTGGTGAGACAACCGAGATCAAATTGGAATGGCGTCCCAAGGCATACCAAGAAGACTTCGCTCAAACGGCGACCATTGCCACGAACGATCCACGCAAGCCTACGCTCGAACTACGGATCACCGGTTCGGTGGTTCAGGCCGTCGTCCTTGAACCTTCGGAGATTCGGCTTTCGAACATGGCTGCTGGCGAGACGCGTAAAGCGGCTACCAAGGTTTTGTCGTACAAGGATGCCGACTTTAAGATCAACGATTTGAAGGTGACCGGTGACGGAGCCGATTTGTTCACCGTGACCCAGCGCCCGCTGACGACGGAAGAATTGGAAAGCTCTTCTGGGGCCTTGGCTGGCTACCTGGTGCAGTTGGAGGTCAAGCCTGGCCTGCCTTTGGGGACCAATCGTAATAGCATTGTGGTTGACACCAACAGCGAGTTCGCCCCAGAGCTTGATATCTCGGTGGTGAGCTTTGTCGTGGGCGATATCTCGGTCATCGCGATTAAGAAGTACGATCGCGACAAAGGGGTGCTTTACCTGGGCAAGTTAAAGCAAGATCAAGGGATTTCCACCAAGCTCTTCTTGATTGTCAAAGGTTCCCACCGCAACGAGGTTTCAATCAAGCCTAAGCAAACGATTCCAGACTATATGAAGGTGGAAGTAGGCGAGCCAGAATCGATCAACAACGGCAACGTTCGTAAGTTCCCCATTACGCTGGATGTTCCCGAAGGGGTTCCTGCGGGGAACTACCTGGGGCCAGGCCGAGAAAAGCTGGGCAAGATCGTGCTAGCGGTGGAAGGGCATCCCGAGATCAAAGAGGTTGATATTTTCGTTTACTTCTCGGTCGAGTAG
- a CDS encoding O-antigen ligase family protein: MAAKNKREKRPVSPEPNLLDKVIAGGIAFLAVTAPLVSSEGSPERGAELWLAVAWCFLLVLWGVRAIAQPKLEVRWTWIESCLAAFLVWLALSTWMVSDDINLRAAFNGFWDYAQLLVGYFLIRQCIITPQQRHALLTSMVCVAVLISAYALYQYREIIPANQAAYRANPEQILIDNGIDTTEGSPVRTLFESRLNSTEPTGTFTLTNSLAGFLVPWFLLAVGWLKCSYGASIDWKRVGGLTLVIMLVGICLLLTKSRTSWLAVLFGLGLIGFYGSSIGKRISWVIPAITLSAFLLLFMLAFVTGVLDVEVLSEAPMSVLYRLQYWQGAAEIIAHHPIFGCGLANFQGYYPQFMLPMASETVADPHNFVFEIWSTVGTPAILLFFAAMVLWARQIGQARGAEEAESSGDANVSVEAERSDRPIWLGALIAPFVAPFLQMIMQEVMLDFTPLLIGLVPAVVVAAVLVQSPIVQQQRLWLVIAVTAMVINLMAAGGISFPSVGGSLFLLCAIALPARPVVVWEDIKPKAAGLLIGLAALWVVSYWGIQPIADRQTQMALATDAARRGDWLRMEQHAQAATSADPWSKDGPAMLANVYFQGWMNNPDAPPEARQQLLDKLEKALDEEFNRAGHSFPLHFSTGNWFLDMYRQSGNPEFLLEAIDHYREAVRLYPNRAIHHAQLAWALHLAGMPQESATEAEEALRLDELNPHAERRLEILKIYDVPVGKAATEELPPPDPELSAKQVMENLRTIKD; encoded by the coding sequence ATGGCCGCCAAAAACAAACGCGAAAAACGTCCCGTCTCGCCCGAGCCTAATTTGTTGGACAAGGTGATTGCTGGTGGGATCGCGTTTCTGGCGGTGACCGCGCCACTGGTCTCGAGCGAAGGCTCGCCCGAGCGAGGGGCCGAACTTTGGTTGGCAGTTGCGTGGTGCTTTTTGCTTGTGTTATGGGGAGTTCGCGCGATCGCGCAGCCGAAGCTTGAGGTCCGCTGGACGTGGATCGAAAGCTGCTTGGCCGCTTTTCTGGTCTGGCTGGCCCTGTCGACCTGGATGGTCTCTGACGACATCAACCTCCGGGCTGCTTTCAACGGATTTTGGGATTATGCCCAACTGCTGGTGGGCTATTTTCTGATACGCCAATGCATCATTACTCCGCAGCAACGTCACGCGTTGTTGACGTCGATGGTGTGCGTGGCCGTATTGATTTCCGCGTATGCGCTTTATCAATACCGAGAAATCATCCCCGCGAACCAAGCCGCCTACCGCGCGAACCCTGAGCAGATTCTGATCGATAACGGAATCGACACCACCGAAGGTAGTCCGGTACGAACCTTGTTTGAGTCTCGTTTGAACAGCACCGAGCCGACCGGAACGTTCACGCTGACCAACTCGTTGGCTGGCTTTCTAGTGCCGTGGTTCTTGCTGGCGGTTGGCTGGCTGAAGTGTTCGTATGGTGCATCCATCGATTGGAAGCGAGTGGGCGGTTTGACCTTGGTGATTATGTTGGTCGGTATCTGCTTGCTCCTAACCAAAAGCCGCACGTCATGGTTAGCGGTCTTGTTTGGGCTTGGCTTGATCGGGTTTTATGGTTCGTCGATCGGGAAACGGATTTCGTGGGTGATTCCTGCGATTACTTTGAGCGCGTTTCTGCTGCTGTTCATGCTGGCGTTTGTCACCGGTGTGCTCGATGTCGAAGTGCTAAGCGAAGCCCCGATGTCGGTTTTGTATCGACTTCAGTATTGGCAAGGGGCGGCTGAAATCATTGCGCATCATCCGATTTTCGGTTGCGGGCTGGCCAATTTTCAGGGGTACTATCCCCAGTTCATGTTGCCGATGGCCAGCGAAACGGTTGCCGATCCGCACAATTTTGTGTTCGAAATCTGGTCGACCGTAGGCACCCCAGCGATTTTATTGTTTTTCGCCGCGATGGTGCTTTGGGCACGGCAGATTGGTCAGGCCAGGGGGGCCGAAGAAGCGGAGTCCTCAGGCGATGCAAACGTGTCCGTTGAGGCGGAACGCTCGGATCGCCCGATTTGGCTCGGTGCGTTGATCGCGCCGTTTGTCGCTCCTTTTCTGCAGATGATCATGCAGGAAGTGATGCTTGATTTCACGCCACTGCTGATCGGCTTGGTTCCGGCAGTGGTGGTGGCCGCCGTGCTGGTTCAATCCCCCATCGTCCAGCAGCAACGGTTGTGGTTGGTGATTGCCGTTACGGCGATGGTGATTAACTTGATGGCCGCCGGAGGTATTAGCTTCCCCAGTGTGGGCGGCTCGCTCTTTTTGTTGTGCGCGATTGCCTTGCCTGCGCGGCCGGTGGTTGTCTGGGAAGACATCAAGCCGAAAGCCGCAGGGTTATTGATCGGCCTAGCTGCTTTGTGGGTGGTGTCTTACTGGGGAATTCAACCGATTGCGGATCGGCAAACGCAAATGGCTTTGGCAACCGATGCGGCACGACGCGGAGATTGGTTGCGGATGGAGCAGCATGCCCAAGCGGCGACTTCGGCCGATCCTTGGAGCAAAGATGGGCCGGCGATGTTGGCTAATGTTTACTTTCAAGGCTGGATGAACAACCCTGACGCGCCGCCAGAGGCGAGGCAGCAATTGCTGGATAAACTTGAAAAGGCGCTCGACGAAGAGTTCAATCGAGCTGGGCACTCTTTTCCGTTGCATTTTTCGACCGGCAATTGGTTTCTCGATATGTATCGGCAATCGGGCAATCCCGAGTTTTTGCTCGAAGCGATCGACCATTATCGCGAAGCCGTTCGCTTATACCCCAATCGAGCGATTCACCATGCTCAGTTAGCCTGGGCATTGCATTTGGCGGGAATGCCGCAAGAAAGTGCTACGGAAGCAGAAGAGGCGTTGCGTTTGGATGAACTCAACCCTCACGCAGAACGGAGGTTAGAGATCTTGAAGATTTATGATGTCCCGGTCGGCAAAGCGGCGACCGAAGAGCTACCTCCCCCCGATCCTGAACTTTCTGCCAAACAAGTCATGGAAAATTTGCGTACAATAAAAGACTGA